The Humulus lupulus chromosome 4, drHumLupu1.1, whole genome shotgun sequence genome has a window encoding:
- the LOC133831533 gene encoding alpha carbonic anhydrase 4-like isoform X2, whose translation MSTYSIFLFAFSLFFLPFFSHFNICLALESEEEENYSYDENTGRGPSRWGELNPSWYRCGNGTSQSPIDISRLSEQLSPDLAALHTHYKPAQATLINKGHDILVQWNEDAGDLNISGVEYKLLQSHWHTPSEHKINGRRFDAELHAVHKNSLGEIAVLGILFTSGPPNPLLSKVYDQIRSLENNKTGEIGLGIINPYEIGFENNSSYYRYNGSLTTPPCDEGVLWTLLEQGYEENARPTQPINGRTVDQYPRSHF comes from the exons atgagTACTTACTCCATCTTTTTATTTGcattttctcttttcttcttgccTTTTTTTTCCCATTTCAACATTTGCTTAGCTCTCGAGTCTGAAGAAGAAG AAAATTATTCTTATGATGAAAATACTGGAAGAGGACCCTCTCGATGGGGGGAGCTTAACCCAAGTTGGTACCGTTGTGGTAATGGAACAAGTCAATCTCCAATTGACATTTCAAGATTAAGTGAACAGCTCAGTCCTGATCTAGCTGCTTTACATACCCATTACAAACCTGCCCAAGCTACTTTGATCAACAAAGGACATGACATTCTG GTACAATGGAATGAAGATGCAGGAGACCTGAACATTAGTGGAGTTGAGTATAAATTGTTGCAATCTCATTGGCATACACCATCTGAGCACAAAATCAATGGAAGGAG GTTTGATGCGGAGCTTCATGCTGTTCACAAAAATTCTTTGGGTGAGATTGCGGTACTTGGAATTCTCTTCACATCCGGTCCGCCAAATCCCCTTCTTTCAAAG GTGTATGATCAAATAAGATCCCTCGAAAATAATAAGACTGGAGAAATAGGTTTGGGAATAATCAATCCATATGAGATTGGGTTTGAAAACAATAGCAGTTATTACAGATATAATGGTTCTCTTACAACTCCTCCATGTGACGAGGGTGTACTTTGGACTCTACTCGAACAG GGCTATGAAGAAAATGCAAGACCAACTCAACCAATAAATGGAAGAACAGTGGATCAGTATCCTCGGAGCCATTtttaa
- the LOC133831533 gene encoding alpha carbonic anhydrase 4-like isoform X1 translates to MSTYSIFLFAFSLFFLPFFSHFNICLALESEEEENYSYDENTGRGPSRWGELNPSWYRCGNGTSQSPIDISRLSEQLSPDLAALHTHYKPAQATLINKGHDILVQWNEDAGDLNISGVEYKLLQSHWHTPSEHKINGRRFDAELHAVHKNSLGEIAVLGILFTSGPPNPLLSKVYDQIRSLENNKTGEIGLGIINPYEIGFENNSSYYRYNGSLTTPPCDEGVLWTLLEQVQTVSFGQIKALKDAVKDGYEENARPTQPINGRTVDQYPRSHF, encoded by the exons atgagTACTTACTCCATCTTTTTATTTGcattttctcttttcttcttgccTTTTTTTTCCCATTTCAACATTTGCTTAGCTCTCGAGTCTGAAGAAGAAG AAAATTATTCTTATGATGAAAATACTGGAAGAGGACCCTCTCGATGGGGGGAGCTTAACCCAAGTTGGTACCGTTGTGGTAATGGAACAAGTCAATCTCCAATTGACATTTCAAGATTAAGTGAACAGCTCAGTCCTGATCTAGCTGCTTTACATACCCATTACAAACCTGCCCAAGCTACTTTGATCAACAAAGGACATGACATTCTG GTACAATGGAATGAAGATGCAGGAGACCTGAACATTAGTGGAGTTGAGTATAAATTGTTGCAATCTCATTGGCATACACCATCTGAGCACAAAATCAATGGAAGGAG GTTTGATGCGGAGCTTCATGCTGTTCACAAAAATTCTTTGGGTGAGATTGCGGTACTTGGAATTCTCTTCACATCCGGTCCGCCAAATCCCCTTCTTTCAAAG GTGTATGATCAAATAAGATCCCTCGAAAATAATAAGACTGGAGAAATAGGTTTGGGAATAATCAATCCATATGAGATTGGGTTTGAAAACAATAGCAGTTATTACAGATATAATGGTTCTCTTACAACTCCTCCATGTGACGAGGGTGTACTTTGGACTCTACTCGAACAG GTGCAAACTGTTTCCTTCGGACAAATCAAAGCATTAAAGGACGCAGTAAAAGAT GGCTATGAAGAAAATGCAAGACCAACTCAACCAATAAATGGAAGAACAGTGGATCAGTATCCTCGGAGCCATTtttaa